Proteins encoded within one genomic window of Eurosta solidaginis isolate ZX-2024a chromosome 1, ASM4086904v1, whole genome shotgun sequence:
- the LOC137241425 gene encoding LOW QUALITY PROTEIN: prolyl 4-hydroxylase subunit alpha-1-like (The sequence of the model RefSeq protein was modified relative to this genomic sequence to represent the inferred CDS: inserted 2 bases in 2 codons): protein MAMTMPFIAKVKEDHATALEDPEAYLSNPINAFKLIKRSVDDWVQITEYIKNRTQLHTLKSNITNLESQMHLPDNKELQGAAKGWGRIQTIYNLSSIELANGDINDLNYGTKLSPGDCFEIGTSENANIAESGLEIMMDEPAKIEYNDVDKGNKHHDNKKGKQIFKDRASGEDDEIFDEGSDRNSVDAKDAKSILSTVDDSTLKLIDALEYLALAKYKLGKREEAISYIQRILELNTEHAFKDMETYMSMKKPQNDADPDSLTALQNRTWFANYTRLCQGKQLQQKDFHKLLSTLDTLNHPLFILAPLKRERLLADPEIVMYYGLLSEKQMLNILEESYLYMHRXEVGNGPMRKVRDIRVSQQTWLEVNSSTVKYIYRTVNTITGYDLRSSEMMQVANYGIGGQYDPHHDYIKLEVRFIGDHIATHLFYISDVQQGGNTVFPLLNVYSKPVKGXMWHNLHRSLDRDYRSLHAGCPVVVGTKRLCDVWVHLGYQELVWPCGLIRDNYKSEPVAKYFV from the exons ATGGCGATGACAATGCC TTTTATAGCAAAAGTGAAGGAGGATCATGCAACAGCTCTTGAAGACCCCGAAGCCTATTTAAGTAATCCAATAAATGCCTTTAAATTGATCAAAAGAAGCGTAGACGACTGGGTACAAATAACGGAATATATAAAGAACCGCACACAATTGCATA cacttaaATCAAATATAACAAACCTGGAAAGTCAGATGCATTTACCAGACAACAAAGAATTGCAGGGTGCAGCGAAGGGTTGGGGACGAATTCAGACCATATATAATTTGAGCTCAATTGAATTGGCTAACGGAGATATTAATGATTTAAATTATGG AACTAAACTCTCACCTGGCGATTGTTTCGAAATCGGA ACAAGCGAAAACGCAAACATCGCAGAAAGTGGATTAGAAATAATGATGGACGAACCAGCTAAAATTGAATATAACGATGTTGATAAGGGCAATAAACACCACGAcaacaaaaaaggcaaacaaATATTCAAAGATAGAGCTAGTGGCGAAGATGACGAAATATTTGATGAAGGTAGTGATCGGAATTCCGTGGATGCAAAAGATGCGAAGAGCATTTTATCAACTGTCGATGATTCAACTTTGAA GTTGATTGATGCCTTAGAATATTTGGCACTCGCTAAATATAAATTGGGTAAACGCGAAGAGGCGATTTCTTATATTCAACGAATACTTGAATTAAATACAGAACACGCATTTAAAGATATGGAAACTTATATGAGCATGAAAAAACCACAAAATGATGCAGATCCGGACAGTTTGACAGCCCTGCAAAATAGGACGTGGTTCGCAAACTATACGCGGTTATGTCAGGGCAAACAGTTGCAACAAAAAGATTTCCACAAACTCCTAAGCACCTTGGATACACTCAACCATCCCCTTTTCATACTGGCACCATTAAAGAGAGAGCGTTTGCTCGCTGACCCCGAAATTGTCATGTattatggactgctaagcgagaAACAAATGTTAAATATACTCGAAGAATCCTATTTATATATGCATC CAGAAGTCGGTAATGGTCCTATGAGAAAGGTTCGGGATATACGCGTCAGTCAACAAACATGGCTAGAGGTTAACAGCTCTACGGTGAAATATATATACCGCACAGTGAATACCATAACTGGATATGATTTAAGGAGCTCAGAAATGATGCAGGTAGCCAATTATGGCATTGGTGGACAGTATGACCCTCATCACGACTACATTAAACTCGAAGTAA GATTCATAGGTGATCATATAGCAACTCATTTATTTTAT aTTTCGGATGTACAACAAGGCGGTAATACAGTTTTCCCTCTTCTAAATGTGTACTCCAAACCTGTGAAAG GCATGTGGCATAATTTGCATAGATCTCTAGATCGAGATTACCGTAGTCTCCATGCCGGTTGTCCAGTTGTTGTAGGAACCAAGCGAT TATGCGATGTATGGGTACATTTGGGTTACCAAGAGCTCGTATGGCCTTGTGGTTTGATACGTGACAACTACAAATCGGAGCCCGTGGCCAAGTATTttgtatga
- the LOC137245695 gene encoding prolyl 4-hydroxylase subunit alpha-1-like, whose product MATKMLSIFRSYVIFFIVALHCLDTEAEYFSSIDKIQMLASVEKDLYQWFKNYTLAQAEDFAIFRNFISKVKKDHAEALEDPEAFLSNPINAFKLIKRSVDDWAQITEYVKNHTQLHALKSNLTTLENQMHLPDGKELQGAAKGLGRIQTMYNLSSNDLANGVINDLNYGTKLSAGDCFEIGANLFEAREYPLAIDWFELTLKFLKTSKNTNITESETASDVLSRISYLDADTDYKNTDFKTQKILVKDKLDESDYDYPFDEDDKFYDDDEDMPAGDMDSVYTNAAKSILSEDTTLKSTNATLATKKSDVEEKMLIDILEYLALAKYKMGKSEEAISYIQRILELNPEHAFKDMEIYMSMKKQQNDADPDSLTALQNRTWFANYTRLCQGKELQQKDFHKLSCTLDTLNHPLFILAPLKRELLLDDPEIVMYYGLLSEKQMLNILEESYLDMHRSQVGTGSHIKVRDVRISQHTWLSYNSSTLKYIYRTVSAISGYDLKNAEQMQVANYGIGGQYDPHHDYSLDSFAGFIGNRIATHLFYISDVKQGGNTVFPLLNVYSKPVKGAMLMWHNLHKSLDPDLRTLHAGCPVIVGTKRISNVWVHSGYQEFARPCDLIRDNYKSVSVAKLLA is encoded by the exons ATGGCTACGAAAATGCTGTCAATCTTTCGGAGTTATGTTATTTTCTTCATCGTTGCTCTACATTGCCTAGACACCGAAGCTGAGTATTTCTCATCGATCGATAAAATTCAAATGCTCGCTTCGGTGGAGAAggatttatatcaatggtttaAAAACTACACTTTAGCTCAGGCCGAGGACTTTGCTATTTTTCGCAA TTTCATATCAAAAGTGAAGAAGGACCATGCAGAGGCTTTGGAAGACCCCGAAGCGTTTTTAAGTAACCCAATAAACGCTTTTAAATTGATCAAAAGGAGCGTAGACGACTGGGCACAAATAACGGAATATGTAAAGAACCACACACAACTGCATG CACTCAAATCAAATTTGACGACGTTGGAAAACCAAATGCATCTACCAGACGGCAAAGAATTGCAAGGTGCAGCGAAGGGCTTGGGACGAATTCAGACCATGTATAATTTGAGCTCGAACGATTTGGCCAATGGAGTTATCAATGATTTAAATTATGG AACTAAACTCTCAGCTGGTGATTGTTTCGAAATTGGAGCTAATCTATTTGAAGCCAGGGAATATCCACTAGCCATAGACTGGTTTGAATTAACATTGAAATTCTTGAAAACGAGTAAAAACACAAATATCACAGAAAGTGAAACAGCGAGTGATGTACTGAGTAGAATTTCATATCTCGATGCTGATACGGATTATAAAAACACGGACTTTAAAACACAGAAAATATTAGTCAAAGATAAACTTGATGAATCCGATTATGATTATCCATTTGACGAAGATGACAAATTTTATGATGACGACGAAGATATGCCGGCTGGTGACATGGATTCAGTATATACAAATGCTGCGAAGAGCATTTTATCAGAGGATACAACTTTGAAGTCGACAAATGCGACGCTCGCAACCAAAAAAAGTGATGTTGAGGAAAAAATGTTGATTGATATTTTAGAATATTTGGCACTAGCTAAATATAAAATGGGTAAAAGCGAAGAGGCGATTTCTTATATTCAACGAATACTTGAATTAAATCCAGAACACGCATTTAAAGATATGGAAATTTATATGAGcatgaaaaaacaacaaaatgatGCAGATCCAGACAGTTTGACAGCCCTGCAAAATAGAACGTGGTTCGCAAACTATACGCGGTTGTGTCAGGGCAAAGAGTTGCAACAAAAAGATTTCCACAAACTCAGTTGCACCTTGGATACACTCAACCATCCCCTTTTCATACTGGCACCGTTAAAGAGGGAGCTTTTACTcgatgaccccgaaatagtcatgtattatggactgctaagcgagaAACAAATGTTAAATATACTCGAAGAATCCTATTTAGATATGCATCGGTCACAAGTCGGCACTGGGTCTCATATTAAGGTGAGGGATGTGCGCATCAGTCAACATACATGGTTATCTTATAACAGTTCGACCCTGAAATATATATATCGTACGGTGAGTGCCATAAGTGGATACGATTTGAAAAATGCCGAACAAATGCAGGTAGCAAATTATGGTATTGGTGGACAGTACGACCCTCATCACGATTACAGCCTCGAT AGTTTCGCAGGATTCATAGGTAATCGTATAGCAACTCATTTATTTTAC ATTTCGGATGTAAAACAAGGTGGTAATACAGTGTTCCCTCTTCTAAATGTATACTCCAAACCTGTGAAAGGTGCAATGCTTATGTGGCATAACTTGCATAAATCTCTTGATCCAGATTTGCGTACTCTTCATGCCGGCTGTCCAGTTATCGTAGGAACCAAGcgaa TCTCCAACGTATGGGTGCATTCGGGCTACCAAGAGTTCGCACGGCCTTGTGACTTGATACGTGACAACTACAAATCAGTGTCTGTGGCCAAGTTACTCGCTTGA
- the PH4alphaEFB gene encoding prolyl 4-hydroxylase subunit alpha-1 isoform X2, with the protein MSAYVSNPINAYLLTKRLTTDWRQVENLMAHDVGVDFLQNITDYRNVLKFPSDEDLNGAAVALMRLQDTYKLDTSSVARGMLNGIQYSTEMSSDDCFEMGRQSYVNYDYYHTILWMSEAMKRLDEEPQNQTQTFTRTDILEYLAFSTYKEGNVEKALVMTNELLELTPDHERAKGNKEFYEKEIAVLKAERKVKGDDGSESTPVSDLPIEKGEPKKPFRYKEYEMLCRGELKLTSDILRSLRCRYVTNNVPFLRLAPFKLEEAYLDPYIVIYHDVMYENELELVKKMARPRFRRATVQNAQTGELETAHYRISKSAWIRTEEHKIVANIVQRTEDMTGLDMTVAEELQVVNYGIGGHYEPHFDFARKDEIRAFAGLNTGNRIATVLFYMSDVEQGGATVFTVLNLAVWPKKGSAVFWYNLHRSGEGDVRTRHAACPVLTGSKWVANKWIHERSQEFRRPCGLEPDHGEYAV; encoded by the exons ATGTCCGCCTACGTCTCGAATCCAATTAACGCATATCTGCTGACGAAACGACTGACCACCGATTGGCGACAGGTGGAAAATTTGATGGCGCATGACGTAGGAGTGG ACTTCCTTCAAAATATTACGGACTATAGAAATGTCTTGAAATTTCCATCAGATGAAGACTTGAATGGTGCAGCCGTAGCTTTAATGCGATTACAGGATACTTACAAGCTAGACACGTCCAGCGTAGCGCGTGGAATGCTCAATGGCATACAGTACAG TACGGAAATGTCTTCAGATGACTGCTTTGAGATGGGCCGCCAATCCTACGTTAACTATGATTATTATCACACCATTTTGTGGATGAGTGAGGCTATGAAGCGGCTTGATGAAGAACCTCAAAACCAAACACAAACTTTCACACGGACAGATATTCTCGAGTACCTCGCATTTTCCACGTACAAAGAAG GAAATGTTGAGAAAGCTCTAGTAATGACGAATGAGCTTTTAGAGCTTACCCCCGATCATGAACGTGCCAAAGGCAATAAGGAGTTCTATGAAAAGGAGATTGCCGTCCTAAAGGCTGAACGCAAAGTCAAAGGTGATGATGGAAGTGAAAGCACTCCTGTTTCCGATTTG CCCATAGAAAAGGGGGAGCCCAAAAAACCTTTTCGATATAAAGAATATGAAATGCTTTGTCGTGGCGAATTAAAACTAACATCAGACATTTTACGGTCCTTACGCTGCCGCTATGTCACTAATAATGTACCGTTTTTACGACTAGCGCCATTTAAGCTCGAAGAAGCCTACTTAGATCCATATATTGTAATTTATCATGACGTCATGTATGAAAACGAATTGGAATTAGTAAAGAAAATGGCACGACCACGCTTCCGTCGCGCTACCGTACAAAATGCTCAAACAGGCGAATTGGAAACAGCACACTATCGTATAAGTAAATCGGCATGGATACGCACGGAGGAGCATAAAATTGTTGCAAATATTGTGCAACGCACAGAGGATATGACTGGATTAGATATGACCGTAGCTGAAGAACTACAAGTGGTGAATTATGGTATCGGCGGACATTATGAACCGCATTTTGATTTCGCGAGA AAAGATGAAATTCGTGCATTCGCGGGTCTCAATACTGGCAATCGCATCGCAACCGTACTCTTTTAT ATGAGCGATGTGGAGCAAGGTGGTGCCACAGTTTTCACGGTTTTAAATCTGGCTGTGTGGCCTAAGAAAGGATCAGCAGTTTTCTGGTATAACCTGCATAGATCTGGCGAAGGTGATGTTCGAACTCGTCATGCTGCTTGCCCTGTTCTTACTGGTTCTAAATGGG TTGCTAACAAATGGATCCATGAACGTAGTCAAGAATTTCGACGCCCATGCGGCCTCGAACCAGATCATGGTGAATACGCAGTTTAG